The genomic region TCATAATAAAGTCCTCCTGTTTTTAGTTTATCATAAAAAGATTTTTTTATTTACAGACTTTTTATCACAGGCTCTAATAGACAAGATAAATGTGTCCACATTATTGACATAAGTACACTCCATTTTTACATTTTAAAAATGATTTTTTCTGAAGTGGCTTCATTCCATTTACTTTTATCTCATGCGTGTTTTCCCAATTACCCATTATTTTTATATTAGTTATACATATACCTACTCTGGTACATAATCCAAAAGTTCTAAAGTTTTCCCCTTGAATACAGTCAGTCTCAATTGCCACTCTTTTATTTAAACTTCCTAATTTAAATCTATTATTATCTAAAATTTTTAATTTTTCTTTTGCACTACCACATGTACATTTTATAAGTGCTTTATCAAAAACATACTTTTCATCTTCTGAAATACCGCTCATATGCTCTCCTATCCCTTATTAATTATTACGTCTCCTCCACCGCTTATGCTCATTACTCCTGATGTCCCCATGTTACAATCAGAAGACATTGTATTTTTTGTCCCTGAAATAACCTCATTGCTATTATTTGCATGTACTATTTTATCACTCCCAACCATTTCTCTTAAATTATTTGAAATAATTATCATTTCTTCATTACTCACTATACTAACATTACTTTTTCCAGCTATTTCTATTCCATTTTCAGATATATTACTTATTTTATTTTTTGCATTCATATTTATAGAATCTGTTACATTCACATTAAAAACCTTGCTACTCAGCTGAAATTCAAACATTGGCTTCCCGCCCGCACTATCGTCTCCGCCTAAAGTATAATTTCTTACATTAGGATTATTAAATCTGTCATTTCCAGAACTATTCACTGCTCCTTGTAGTATATATGCATAACTTTCATTTCTTGAATTAAATACCAGCATAACCTGATCGCCTTTTTCTGGAACACAGAAAAAACCTGTATTTGAAGAACTGAAACCAGTCATATATGGAAAATTGAATCCACCCTTATATTCATCTTCATAACCCTCACTTTTATCACTATCAGCTGCCTTCATTAACCCTACACTTAAATCCACCTTCATCTTTGCTATACCATCTTCCGATACTACTTCCATCACTGTTC from Sebaldella sp. S0638 harbors:
- a CDS encoding PAAR-like protein, which codes for MSGISEDEKYVFDKALIKCTCGSAKEKLKILDNNRFKLGSLNKRVAIETDCIQGENFRTFGLCTRVGICITNIKIMGNWENTHEIKVNGMKPLQKKSFLKCKNGVYLCQ